The DNA region CACctggaataaatttattgcgTCTCGTTTAGATATTGTCCTAGACAGCACAAAACTTGAAGTCGTCAAAAAGCCGTCTAAAGGATGTCTTATGCGCCATATTCTGGTGCCTAAAAGATGTATTTATGCCCAAAAGATATCTTCATGCCTAAAAAATGTCCTCGGGACCTCATAGACATTGAAAATCGCGCATAACACATCGTTTAGACGTCTTTCTGATGACTTTAAGTTTTGTGCTGTTTGGGGTCATAATTTTAATCCAAGTTAATGCCTGAATAGTATTGCCCTTTCATCGTTTTTCATTAGATTCTTCTTATAGTGAATCaaattatcagaaatttataattcaatacGTAATGAAAgttatatgaaatatttttattgtttgaaaCGCACTTTCTTTATAAAGCACTTTGAATTACATTCTATAGACATAATATATTCATTCGAAAATCTGCAACTGTAACAATATTtgtcaaattaattataatcgttGGCCATTTATTAGTATAGAAACTGTTTAAATTAATCATCTAAGCTGTTGTTTTCAATCGTAATTTTGAGATCAAACTAACGGATTTAGTCGGATTGAAATGCTTTATTTTCAGttgttttcaatctttttccgATTTCTGGACTCCGATCCGTGTGTGTTGCACGTACTTACATATTGTAACCACTCATTGCAGTTCAATATGACCGTGATGTCGGGGCCCAGTTTTGCGGCCTACTCGTGGTCGGCCCAGGCCGGCGGTTTCGGCAACCAAACAGTTGTCGACAAGGTACCCGCCGAAATGTTACACCTGGTCGATTCTCATTGGTATCAGTTCCCCCCCATGAACCCTCTGTGGCACGGAATCCTGGGGTTCGTCATCGCATGCCTAGGGTTCGTATCCGTGGTTGGAAACGGGATGGTCGTCTACATATTCTGCTCGACGAAGACGCTCCGTACCCCGAGCAATCTTCTCGTAGTCAATTTGGCCTTTTCGGACTTCCTCATGATGTTCACCATGTCCCCACCGATGGTaagatgacaaaaaaaaaaaaaatccaaacaaGCGTTAAACTCGGCGAATTCTACTCGTTATAAATCTAAGAAACTAACCGATCCCCAATTTTCTCATCTTTGTTATCGCAGGTGATCAATTGTTATTACGAAACTTGGGTGTTTGGACCGTTGATGTGCGAGATATACGCGTTGTTCGGTTCCCTGTTTGGATGTGGCTCAATCTGGACAATGACAATGATCGCTTTTGATAGATACAACGTAATCGTCAAGGGACTGTCGGCCAAACCAATGACCATCAAGGGTTCGCTACTTCGCATTTTGGGTGTTTGGGCTTTTTCTGTTATATGGACAATCGCCCCCATGTTAGGCTGGAATAGGTAGGTTCAATTAGACATTAACAtagaacgaatttttttttgtatctcgCGATTGAGTGATTTTATCTTGTAGAAAATACTCGAGTATATAAGTGGTCTTTTTAGCCTCAAACAGATAATGAATATTGTAGAAATTATTAGGGGTTGGATTTTGATGTCACCGTGTCGAATTATAGCATCACAATGGCGGACTGTGATATCACAGTCTTGTATGATAATATCATTATGGCGGATTGCAACGTCATAATTCAGTAAAACATCTAATGGGTGACCCAGAACTACCATCACATAGGCTACCAATGTGTTCTTCGTGAAAATCTGCgactgaaatgtttttttacttttgataaGAATTTGTGGTTTGCGAATTACACCCGTTTGAAACAGGCCAATCCGTCGCGGTAGCATCTGATGGCTCTTAAGAAAGCAGTAGAGTGCATGAGGGTCAAATAACGATTTGCCAGTCCTGTTCTGAGCCATCAGATGTTGCcgaattcgataattttaaaTAGTTATCATTCGCAAACGACAAATTCCCTGCTTCATCtccgatatttttcgatatatcgTTGAAGAAAAGTGGGTTGGTTATTTATCGGGATATTCAGAATCGAAAATATTGGTGTTTATGCCTAATTGTGGTTCGCTTCTGATGAGAAGAATTATGATTGATGCGATTAATTTCTGTTCTTAAACCCAGATACGTGCCAGAAGGGAATATGACCGCCTGTGGCACAGATTATCTGAGCAAGGATTGGCTGTCAAGGTCTTACATATTGGTGTACAGCTTCTTTGTCTACTATTTTCCACTCTTCATGATCATCTACAGTTACTATTTCATCATATCAGCTGTATCAGCCCACGAGAAATCGATGCGCGAACAAGCTAAGAAAATGAACGTGGCATCGTTGAGATCTTCTGACAATCAAAATGCAAGCGCTGAGGCCAAACTTGCCAAGGTATTTATAAACTTGTTGTAGGTCAGAAGTTTCACAGTTTCACTCGACTTTGATTAATCTGTTCGATCACAGGTCGCTTTGATGACGATCTCTCTTTGGTTCATGGCGTGGACACCTTATCTGGTCATCAACTACGCTGGAGTTTTCGAATCCGCCAAAATCACTCCTCTCTTCACTATCTGGGGCTCCCTATTCGCTAAGGCAAATGCTGTTTACAATCCAATCGTCTATGGCATCAGGTAAGCCTTCGATCTCTTTTCCACATCGCGATCGAGGATCTCATCAAGCCCTCCTTTGTCGAAATAGTGTTTTGGTAAAATTGGCTCACAAGGAAAGTATTTGGCCTTTGGATCACAGGTTCTGCTAGCACTTCTAGCGTTGTTTCGGAAACGACAAAAGAAACGACCCTATAAGCTTGAGCAGAATTCATAATCCATAAGCCTGATATTCTCTTCGtcagatttttatatatttagtaACATGCGATCACAATGAAACACAATTTTACAGATAAAATGGGTGAAAGTCATGAAACTTTGTATTCAATAAGCAGGAAAAAACTTGAGTGATCactgaaattttacttttacttagGTCTTTGAATTTATAGATTACATAGTTCATTTTATCGAAATGCACTTACAGCCATCCGAAATACAGAGCTGCACTCTTCAAGAAGTTCCCATCATTAGCCTGTGGTGGTGATGCAGGCCATGGCGGAGACGCTACCTCAACCGTTTCTGGCGTCACAACACTGACCGATAACGAGAAGCCTGCCGCATAAGTTGATTGCGATGGAAACTAAATTCGCCGGACGTGATAaaggaattcaaaatttccaaaaaaagagggtaaaaattttgcaaatgatACAATTTAACACGCGTAAAACaaaatgattataaataaaacgagaGCCACGTACTTCAATTGATATACGGGAATTCACGCTCAGAATTGTTGATTGTAAATATTAAAGTAAAGTCGCGAGAAACTTCCAAATACACTGAATATTGTTAATGAAACCGTGGCAATTGACTGAGAACGAAATGTTTATAGTGGCGTTGAGCAATCGATAAATTAGCACCTTAGCAAAGCAAAATCTAGAGACGAGCAAATTCTTTGTGCTTGTTGCTCAATTGAACAACTGAGGGTGGGGAAAAAGTCTTCTGCTGAAAGTGACAAGTGGGAACGAACGCGAAATTGACGTACGGAAAAAGGAACGAATTCCTGCCAACTTTTTGGtctcttttatttcttacaaTATGGCCTTGGCGATAAATTCTTGTTTGGCATTTATCCTTGAACTTGTTTCTCGAATGCCACCACAATTCGAGAGGACTTACAGTTCACCGATTATCCGATACAAGAAGTCTCGTCGCCTGTGTTTTGTAAACTTATTTTGGCTTATTCTTGGCACTAAATACGACTTCACCTTGAAACTGGCACTTTGGCTTTATGACCTTGGATATACTGATTGGCAAAGGCACCgtgtgtgttttatttttaaagtttgaataaatcctGCATGAAAATTAAACAGCATTGACATATCTCTTTTACTAGCAAAGAAAAGCAGAACCGCATCCTCTTTACCGATCCTTTACCGACGCTAGTCGTtactaaaatcattttttgaagCACGTTTGGCTTTTTGTTGACTCGACGCAGCAAAACGAAAGTGTAATCACTTGCACGAAGTTTTATTCTCATGATTTATGTAACACCAAGACTAAAATGATCAACTGATCGCCCAGTGCAGTGTCTTGTTCAAGCCACGTGATTTGGATTTCGATTGCATTTATGTGTTTTGTCGTTTCGCACGCGTCGAGGCAACAGCGTATTTCCGCAGTCATCACCACGTATAATTACGTAAATTGCTTTGAGTGTTCAGGAGGTAATTTATTGGTCAATATTACGAACATAAAAAGGTGAGATTCGCGGGAATTGTACCTACTATTGATTTCTAAGCCTTCGCATCAGCTGTATTCGTAGATGCAGAATCGGAATTGGCTGGAGGCGGTCCAGCCGTAGGTGCTGCCGGTTGTTCTGTTGATCCGCACACCAGgaatggtaacttttctttcagCGCCAGTCTGTACTTGGGATGGCTGCGAATAAAgagcaaaattttcttctcgtcgTTTCAGTATGtggcaaaaattattttcggaaaCCCTAAGAAATTCACGgtttttctgcaaaaattcTTTAACAAATTCTAATCATTTCTGCGAAGTTTTCATTGAACTATCTTACAATATCCGGGCAGCATATTTACGGAAAAACTTTGATAtttcacgaaaatttctgaaaagttGTTATAATTCTAGTTTTACTAGAAATATTCTTTAATAGATATTAGCATATTTTCCAgacagagaaatattttttttcgtcgcaaGCATGACAACGTCACTTTTTCACGTCTGGGTGTCAAAATGACTTTTCATGCTGtggcagaaaaaatattgtatggaATGTGCTCCTAAACTGTTTTTGTCTCGAATAAGGACTTCAGTAGTCGCTTTCGGCTAACCTTTAGGTCGTAATGAAATCATTAACCCCTTCTAAAAACTCCTACTTTGTAAAAAGTATTTTAGAATCACCCACGGCTCGTTTGCGAgtgatgaagaaaatatttcatttcaagaaGGCAGATTTTTCTTGAGTCTGTAAAATGTTCTTTTGCGGAATACctgaagtaaaatattttttttcggcgCCCACAAAGATCTCTCTGTTCATTCAAACAATCCCTTCTCTCTGTGCACCTGAATTTTAGAAAGATTAATTTCGAACATTTCTCAGCAACATgttctaatttttcatcataagGGAAATTTTTAAGATTAGTAATTGGTCTTATTTTCATCTCTAGCTCTGTTTGATCAGAAATGGTTAGAACGCcgaaaacaaagaatttttccaattttcaatagagaatgaaatttggaaaGGAAATGAGTGCCTTCCACAAACTCTAGAATTTCTCAAAAACACTGAGGTGATcggaataatttaaatatttcctgaaataatacaaaattttccaCAGAACGGCCCGAAAATATGGcataatttgaagaaatgataaaacaaaaaataggacatttttgttatttttattcaccagGAGTTAAATTGTTAGTTCGGTAATTGTTCGTTTACCTGATGCCATAGACAATTGGATTGTAGATAGCGTttgttttggcaaaaagtgatCCCCAAATCGTAAAGAGAGGGCTTATCTTAGCGATGTTGAAGACGCCCACATAGTTAATTACTAAATATGGTGTCCAGGCTAAGAACCATAACGATATTGTAGTCAATGCCACCtgtgaaaatgtaaaagaacaaatttattttccgaagcttgaagaaattatttttccaacacCTGCTCGAAGAGTCCGATTTTCGATGCCTATGGAGTGTGAGTGTAGTCCCGCATTTTCGAGCAGTGCGGTAAAACGATGGTTGCGCATGCGCACAACTAAAGTGCTCGATTTTACACACGAGGTCTTTTTTGGGTGCATGCGCACTTTCGAATAGCTCAATTTTACGCACTGTGTCATTGAGCGTGTTACCTAACTGCAATGTTACGCCCTGTCAGTAGCACCTGCAGTGTTTCTCAACCTAAATTTTCCTTCAcaggtgttgaaaaaaatagcgcGTGTCATACCAgatataataaacaaatattactTTTGCTAGTTTGGCTTCCGCACTGGCTGCTTGATTATCACCAGATCGCAAAGAAGCCACGTTCATCTTTTTTGCTTGATCCCTCATTGCCTTTTCGTGCGCTGCAACCGTCTacattataaagaaaaaaatgtttctcatCAATCAACTACGGCACTGTACTTCTGGATAAAACCTAAAAATTAGGTGCGTTCAAAGCTCAGAAATCTCGTCAGCAACTCACCGAGACAATATAATAGTAACTGTAGACGATAGTGGAGAGCGGCAAGTAATAAACGAATAGAGAGTAAACCAGAATGTAGGATTTGGAGAGCCATTCTTTACTCAGATAATCCGTTCCACAAGCGGTCATGTTGCCTTCTGGGACGTACCTATacgagaaaattgaagaagataCGAGGACACAGTATTGAGTTACTGAATATCTACACAAGGATATATAATAGAGTCCAAGCATCTTGATACCTATTCCACCCAATCATAGGAAGTATACTCCAAACTAATCCAAACATCCAGATCAGCAGAATTTCTAAAACTGCTTTTTTGATGGTGAATGGAGTGCCGGACATTCCCTGTAAACGTATACGTGTGTTTTTCTAAGTCACGGCAAGCCTATCCAGTAGATTAAGCAGACAATGTTCGTATCAGGTCGCTT from Diprion similis isolate iyDipSimi1 chromosome 3, iyDipSimi1.1, whole genome shotgun sequence includes:
- the LOC124404798 gene encoding rhodopsin produces the protein MTVMSGPSFAAYSWSAQAGGFGNQTVVDKVPAEMLHLVDSHWYQFPPMNPLWHGILGFVIACLGFVSVVGNGMVVYIFCSTKTLRTPSNLLVVNLAFSDFLMMFTMSPPMVINCYYETWVFGPLMCEIYALFGSLFGCGSIWTMTMIAFDRYNVIVKGLSAKPMTIKGSLLRILGVWAFSVIWTIAPMLGWNRYVPEGNMTACGTDYLSKDWLSRSYILVYSFFVYYFPLFMIIYSYYFIISAVSAHEKSMREQAKKMNVASLRSSDNQNASAEAKLAKVALMTISLWFMAWTPYLVINYAGVFESAKITPLFTIWGSLFAKANAVYNPIVYGISHPKYRAALFKKFPSLACGGDAGHGGDATSTVSGVTTLTDNEKPAA
- the LOC124404797 gene encoding rhodopsin-like isoform X1, which gives rise to MCVCPQMEAAISADTQQIFHPMSLDHVRNVSEFTTGRAALEVISTMGPQVARQWMRFNNQTVADKVPSEMLHLIDPHWYQFPPMDPLWHKILGLVMIVLGIMGWSGNGVVVYVFMLTPSLRTPSNLLVVNLAFSDFLMMIIMSPPMVINCYYETWVLGPLMCDIYAMVGSLCGCASIWTMTAIALDRYNVIVKGMSGTPFTIKKAVLEILLIWMFGLVWSILPMIGWNRYVPEGNMTACGTDYLSKEWLSKSYILVYSLFVYYLPLSTIVYSYYYIVSTVAAHEKAMRDQAKKMNVASLRSGDNQAASAEAKLAKVALTTISLWFLAWTPYLVINYVGVFNIAKISPLFTIWGSLFAKTNAIYNPIVYGISHPKYRLALKEKLPFLVCGSTEQPAAPTAGPPPANSDSASTNTADAKA
- the LOC124404797 gene encoding rhodopsin-like isoform X2 — translated: MEAAISADTQQIFHPMSLDHVRNVSEFTTGRAALEVISTMGPQVARQWMRFNNQTVADKVPSEMLHLIDPHWYQFPPMDPLWHKILGLVMIVLGIMGWSGNGVVVYVFMLTPSLRTPSNLLVVNLAFSDFLMMIIMSPPMVINCYYETWVLGPLMCDIYAMVGSLCGCASIWTMTAIALDRYNVIVKGMSGTPFTIKKAVLEILLIWMFGLVWSILPMIGWNRYVPEGNMTACGTDYLSKEWLSKSYILVYSLFVYYLPLSTIVYSYYYIVSTVAAHEKAMRDQAKKMNVASLRSGDNQAASAEAKLAKVALTTISLWFLAWTPYLVINYVGVFNIAKISPLFTIWGSLFAKTNAIYNPIVYGISHPKYRLALKEKLPFLVCGSTEQPAAPTAGPPPANSDSASTNTADAKA